A window of Oncorhynchus tshawytscha isolate Ot180627B linkage group LG10, Otsh_v2.0, whole genome shotgun sequence contains these coding sequences:
- the lg10h4orf54 gene encoding uncharacterized protein C4orf54 homolog produces METMDASDKNRIYPKSTVVLKKRMQDITDTTGRQEESKYVELNDLLDIDTDDTNTVTGEGSQMAIDEGNGGSRAEEKTSGDGDLMSKVTDHINGDKLKEDINTKECAKGYLSGFLGTVCFSEVPNLNENMMDSPESPRYVGNREVTAEWTPEKDAFEDVENMPIDNEDLQYTDMLSGQSESDDDVSLVLTGDCEDCVPCSTVEDEPHYITTHEIQLSELSDHDVDNDIGQEWDDNQIYSFVDYAAFDGDGTMAGREKRVKSNQGQANSGAAVSTKLESDLGDRDKCAISDESLSKNQNNVIGQIHLSIKTTSRAINEPSDVQENENITCHAKHAGDMSRYVFRGAGDANTENVCDSAKCFIAAPGRLHFGKNLKGKDVNDYSSGASSAVSELDDADKEVRNLTARAFKSLAYPYFDAINFSTSSESSASELGLNRWSTFVDLKYGNMNMSQGREPNTGSHKSSTPSSEIAKNKDNKGYKGLALASTKPPPNKLFALNGALSGPYNASSAAKKLELMGKFGTGHGGVITLTETLNIRCNVKSGLPGSERRSKFAQNVTGSRSTDEVTSTLPSGQGNEASRQPCNAGETMEGTHKKAIFASSLLKNVISKKMQFEQERKMERGEIRESYHAPSHCLLRQEPEIAHMERERATPKESKDFQRQSPKYSEASSDLTIVCVDELGDLVDTSSCDAKDECRRQDTLTLAPETNLASTNEVGFDTKKGAFEVANNTLLRSQNSAFRSWRDGELEFQKEHINDKTPEGKPSSSNDNQGETDLYTDSGNSELTKILHLFVPSIQQLSNEREVSKQLPTMNYSTRAAADQGEGGGMKLRATNTQYVAGPRSVVTSKSPEIKISLRSVKENKSDPFNVAKRVPSNIGCNSVNLKKAGDESRCQALAAALKGESSEKVPHFTVRDIRDHRGKLQTPIHQVRDVRKLVKSSYHFVSLDNNATAGDLNSDQKLFKQGSYRNPASLSPIVIKCQSVNTNTNGNGKQSGNLTGYSKSRLNEDLFEVDRSSPQQEGTKSDFHQPTWRAPLYNTKQLKGDSSEGPIGLVIETRTASRRQDKTPDIGDKAKPECKMSNVGAFEKLQAAVKTMEQLYVFDRNEWKRKSEPHSILSDSHLLSLISSEEHGPEEEGVNVANAMTVPTFNMDKLIRRDSYLNSDKSLPATTALPVCEKTPPKREEKEPLKTFHIPISQDVPKSLAQLGGTPMGTNNVFNVSSMASGNPPTNNNNKASSQPHAASQSPYCKGFSPVSPKLPVSVKISQQLRKAEERQRERQRERQRETANSMKADMPFQFSRASVEHENYLTIPVKSHATSAKQTAVSAGGGCEKTAIYTFPATGAKTQMASPPGYCGARRQEETRLSPQKRSTIVMETRAQDTPTATIYHMPMAQSMASTQPQMYCFSPTMSPQAIPQIDHYQRTQRKMLFDPSTGNYYLVDTPVQQATRRLFDPETGQYVDVPMSQQPMSPMSMSMPQMPPMPMPISPLALSPGSYGPTYMIYPGFIPAMPSTPTLIPTRMQSQLSMPLEQEESGNKGGSSQPDYMDMESPYYMATGSGKSPLAGGSSMGHVQQQGRPGVQGFTSQQGPRIIAPPSFDGTTMSFVVEHR; encoded by the coding sequence ATGGAAACAATGGACGCGTCCGACAAAAATCGAATTTACCCAAAGTCCACCGTCGTGTTAAAAAAGCGCATGCAAGATATCACGGATACCACTGGGAGGCAAGAAGAATCGAAGTACGTTGAATTGAATGATTTACTTGACATAGATACAGACGACACGAACACTGTCACCGGTGAGGGGAGCCAAATGGCGATTGACGAGGGCAACGGTGGCTCGAGAGCAGAAGAGAAAACTTCTGGAGACGGAGACCTGATGAGTAAGGTGACTGATCATATCAACGGCGACAAATTAAAGGAGGATATTAACACAAAGGAGTGTGCCAAGGGCTATCTATCAGGGTTTCTTGgaactgtctgcttctctgaggTTCCTAACCTGAATGAAAACATGATGGACTCTCCCGAATCCCCTAGATACGTTGGTAATAGGGAGGTCACCGCGGAGTGGACACCGGAAAAGGACGCGTTTGAGGATGTAGAAAATATGCCAATTGACAATGAAGATTTACAATATACTGACATGTTAAGCGGGCAAAGTGAATCGGATGATGATGTGAGCTTGGTGCTGACCGGTGATTGTGAAGATTGCGTGCCTTGCAGTACCGTGGAGGATGAGCCTCATTACATAACCACGCACGAGATCCAGCTCTCCGAGCTTTCAGATCACGATGTCGATAATGATATCGGACAGGAGTGGGATGATAACCAGATCTACTCTTTTGTAGATTATGCTGCTTTTGACGGCGATGGAACGATggcaggaagagagaagagggtgaaAAGCAATCAGGGTCAGGCTAATAGCGGTGCGGCAGTCAGCACTAAGCTGGAAAGTGATCTCGGGGACAGGGACAAGTGCGCCATCTCAGATGAAAGTCTGTCAAAGAACCAAAATAATGTTATAGGACAGATCCACCTGTCAATCAAAACGACTTCTCGAGCTATAAATGAGCCTAGCGACGTCCAAGAAAATGAAAATATTACTTGTCATGCCAAGCACGCCGGAGACATGAGTCGCTACGTTTTTAGAGGAGCTGGTGATGCAAATACGGAGAATGTCTGTGATAGCGCTAAGTGTTTCATAGCCGCCCCCGGACGCTTGCACTTTGGCAAGAATTTAAAAGGCAAAGATGTTAACGACTATTCCAGCGGTGCGTCCAGCGCCGTCAGTGAACTTGACGATGCGGATAAGGAAGTGCGCAACTTGACTGCCAGAGCGTTCAAGAGTTTAGCATACCCTTATTTTGATGCCATCAATTTCAGTACCTCCAGCGAGTCCTCCGCCTCCGAGCTGGGGTTGAACAGGTGGTCAACTTTTGTTGACCTTAAATATGGCAACATGAACATGTCTCAGGGACGCGAACCAAACACAGGGTCTCATAAAAGTTCCACGCCATCCTCTGAAATTGCTAAGAATAAAGACAATAAAGGATATAAGGGTTTGGCATTGGCTAGTACTAAACCGCCCCCGAACAAGCTCTTTGCATTGAATGGTGCTCTTTCTGGTCCCTATAACGCCTCTTCTGCAGCAAAGAAACTTGAGCTTATGGGAAAATTTGGGACGGGGCACGGTGGAGTTATCACGCTCACAGAAACATTAAATATTCGTTGTAATGTCAAATCAGGGCTGCCTGGGAGTGAAAGGCGCTCGAAATTTGCACAAAACGTAACAGGATCACGTTCCACAGATGAAGTTACCAGCACCTTGCCAAGCGGCCAGGGGAATGAGGCCAGCAGGCAACCCTGTAATGCAGGGGAAACCATGGAAGGCACACACAAGAAAGCAATATTCGCCTCGAGCCTTCTTAAAAATGTAATTTCTAAGAAAATGCAGTTTGAGCAGGAGCGCaaaatggagaggggggagatacgCGAGTCCTATCACGCTCCATCTCACTGCCTTCTCCGACAAGAGCCTGAAATTGCgcacatggagagggagagggctacaCCGAAAGAGTCCAAGGATTTCCAAAGGCAAAGCCCGAAATACTCAGAGGCGAGTTCTGACTTAACTATTGTTTGTGTCGATGAACTAGGGGACTTAGTGGACACTAGCTCGTGCGATGCCAAGGACGAATGTCGGAGACAAGACACTTTAACTCTTGCACCAGAAACTAATTTAGCGTCGACAAATGAAGTAGGATTCGATACTAAAAAAGGAGCATTCGAAGTGGCCAACAACACACTGCTACGCAGCCAAAATAGCGCATTCAGATCCTGGAGGGACGGTGAGCTAGAGTTTCAAAAGGAACATATAAACGATAAAACTCCGGAGGGGAAACCGTCTTCGTCCAACGACAACCAGGGGGAAACGGACTTGTACACCGATTCAGGCAACAGTGAGCTAACCAAAATTTTACATTTGTTTGTGCCAAGTATCCAACAACTGTCCAATGAGAGAGAAGTTTCAAAGCAGCTGCCGACTATGAATTATTCGACCCGCGCTGCCGCGGatcaaggagagggaggaggtatgAAATTACGCGCCACCAACACCCAATACGTCGCTGGTCCGAGGAGTGTGGTAACATCCAAATCACCCGAAATTAAAATCAGTTTACGGAGTGTAAAAGAAAACAAAAGCGACCCGTTCAACGTTGCAAAGCGGGTGCCTTCCAATATAGGCTGCAACTCAGTCAACCTGAAAAAGGCAGGCGACGAGTCCAGATGTCAAGCGCTCGCCGCAGCGTTGAAGGGTGAGTCCTCCGAAAAAGTACCACACTTCACGGTCAGAGACATACGAGACCACAGGGGCAAGCTGCAAACACCTATACACCAAGTTAGAGACGTGCGTAAATTGGTTAAAAGTTCTTATCACTTTGTGTCGTTGGATAATAACGCCACCGCCGGCGACCTTAACTCAGATCAAAAGCTTTTCAAACAGGGGTCTTATCGAAACCCTGCGTCGCTTTCCCCCATAGTAATAAAGTGTCAGTCTGTGAATACCAATACCAATGGGAATGGGAAGCAATCTGGAAATCTAACTGGGTATTCTAAATCTAGACTCAACGAGGATTTATTTGAAGTTGACAGGTCATCACCCCAGCAAGAGGGCACCAAAAGCGACTTCCACCAACCGACATGGAGAGCGCCATTATACAATACAAAACAACTGAAAGGTGATTCTTCTGAAGGCCCCATTGGACTTGTAATTGAAACCAGAACAGCTTCTAGAAGACAGGATAAAACACCTGACATCGGTGACAAGGCAAAACCTGAGTGTAAAATGTCCAACGTGGGTGCCTTCGAGAAATTACAGGCTGCAGTCAAAACCATGGAGCAGTTGTATGTTTTTGATAGAAATGAGTGGAAGAGGAAATCAGAGCCACACTCCATATTATCAGACAGTCATCTGCTCTCTCTCATATCCAGCGAGGAGCATGGGCCAGAGGAGGAAGGAGTGAATGTGGCCAATGCCATGACCGTGCCAACATTTAACATGGACAAGCTCATCCGGAGAGACTCATACCTTAACTCTGACAAATCCCTGCCTGCTACGACCGCCTTGCCCGTTTGCGAAAAGACACCACCCAAACGAGAGGAGAAAGAACCCCTGAAGACTTTTCACATTCCCATCAGCCAGGATGTGCCCAAATCCCTGGCTCAGCTAGGTGGAACACCAATGGGTACCAATAATGTGTTTAATGTCAGCTCCATGGCTTCAGGAAACCCCCccacaaataacaataacaaggcatCATCACAGCCACATGCTGCATCACAATCACCTTACTGCAAAGGCTTCAGCCCAGTGTCTCCTAAACTTCCGGTGTCAGTGAAAATCTCCCAGCAGCTCAGAaaggcagaggagagacagagagagagacagagggagagacagagggagacggccAACAGTATGAAGGCAGACATGCCCTTCCAGTTCAGCAGAGCTTCAGTCGAGCACGAAAACTATCTCACCATCCCCGTCAAGTCTCATGCCACCAGCGCCAAGCAAACCGCTGTGTCCGCTGGCGGTGGATGTGAGAAGACAGCAATCTACACCTTCCCCGCCACTGGCGCCAAGACCCAGATGGCCAGCCCACCCGGTTATTGCGGCGCCAGGAGGCAGGAAGAGACCCGACTTTCCCCACAGAAACGCTCCACCATCGTCATGGAGACGAGAGCACAGGACACGCCAACTGCCACCATCTACCACATGCCCATGGCTCAGAGCATGGCGTCCACCCAACCACAGATGTACTGCTTTTCCCCAACCATGTCCCCACAAGCCATCCCCCAGATCGACCACTACCAGCGCACCCAGAGAAAGATGCTATTTGACCCCAGTACAGGGAACTACTACCTGGTGGACACCCCCGTCCAGCAGGCCACCCGCCGCCTTTTCGACCCCGAGACGGGCCAGTATGTGGACGTGCCCATGTCCCAGCAGCCCATGTCTCCCATGTCCATGTCCATGCCCCAAATGCCGCCCATGCCCATGCCCATCTCGCCTTTAGCCCTGAGTCCCGGCTCCTATGGCCCCACCTACATGATCTACCCAGGCTTCATACCCGCCATGCCCAGCACGCCTACCCTGATCCCCACTAGAATGCAGTCGCAGCTCTCCATGCCGTTGGAGCAGGAAGAGTCCGGAAACAAAGGCGGTTCCTCCCAGCCAGACTACATGGACATGGAGAGTCCTTACTACATGGCCACAGGGTCTGGGAAGTCTCCCTTGGCTGGAGGCTCCAGTATGGGCCACGTCCAGCAGCAGGGCAGGCCGGGGGTCCAGGGCTTCACCTCCCAGCAGGGACCACGCATCATCGCCCCGCCCTCTTTCGATGGGACCACCATGAGCTTTGTGGTGGAGCACAGGTAA